GATACGGTCAATATCGCAGCCAGGATGGAAGAATGTGCCGAGATGAACTCGATCAATATCAGCAAGACCACCTATGAGATGGTCAAGGATTGTGAAGATTTCGAATTCACCTCCAGAGGCGCATTGATCGTCAAAGGAAAGGGACCTATGGAGATGTATACCGTGCAACGGTCCGCCTCCCATTCAGCACAGGCACCTGCGCAGGTAGAGCAGGAACCCGAGCTCAAGGATGAGATGAAGGCTTCATAGATTTTTTTATCTTCACATCAGACCACCAATACCTACTACATGTTCACAAGACTACTTTCCACGTTCTCGTTATTTGTCCTGTTCTCATCATCCATCCTTGCTCAAGGGGGTGGTGGAGAGTGCATCCGTCTCGTGTCAGTAGACCCGCAGAATGATTTGATCACCATTCACAATAGGACCTTAGCGACCATAGATATCTCAGACTACAGACTATGTTCCTTGTTCTCGTACGGGGATATTTCAGCACAGCCAGCCTTATTCGGTGATCCCAGTGCTATTCCTCCCGATGATTTCTTAGTCCTCTTCTGGAATCTGGATGATATAGATAGTGACATGGCGCTCTATCTTCCTACAGGTGCCTTCAGCGATCCGGGTTCCATGGTGGATTTCATGCAGTATGGAGCGGCAGGAAATGGGCGTGAGAGCGAAGCTGCCGAAGCCGGACTCTGGGTAGCTGGAACTTTTGTAGAAGGTTCTGATCCTGCTGGATTCACAGGCAACTGCGGTCAGCACGGAGTCGAATATTGGTTCTCAGCCACCAGTGTGGAAGAATTCGATCAAGAGCAAGTCACTCTCAGTCCCAATCCCTTTCAGGATCGGATAGAACTGCGCATGAATATGCCCGTGCAAGGAGATATCATGTTCCGCGTGATGAATATCACTGGAGAAGTGATCTTTGAAGAACAGATGGGCAAAGGCATGCAGCTGAACTACAC
The sequence above is drawn from the Flavobacteriales bacterium genome and encodes:
- a CDS encoding T9SS type A sorting domain-containing protein; protein product: MFTRLLSTFSLFVLFSSSILAQGGGGECIRLVSVDPQNDLITIHNRTLATIDISDYRLCSLFSYGDISAQPALFGDPSAIPPDDFLVLFWNLDDIDSDMALYLPTGAFSDPGSMVDFMQYGAAGNGRESEAAEAGLWVAGTFVEGSDPAGFTGNCGQHGVEYWFSATSVEEFDQEQVTLSPNPFQDRIELRMNMPVQGDIMFRVMNITGEVIFEEQMGKGMQLNYTLDSSLWSSGIYFFQMSLDDQVVLTRKLAKF